From a region of the Mus pahari chromosome 12, PAHARI_EIJ_v1.1, whole genome shotgun sequence genome:
- the Mrpl40 gene encoding 39S ribosomal protein L40, mitochondrial, translating into MATGVMLCAARALRPRSWIPGTCQAQVRHTHQRASLLSFWELIPMRAEPLRKKKKVDPRKDQAAKDRLKKRIRKLEKATQELIPIEDFITPVRFLDKSRQRPQEEHSSEESERRALLLKRWALYKQQEHETERNAIRAMLEAQQEALEELKLESTELYAEAIKRDTSLFPFEKEGPHYTPPISNYQAPEGRYNDITKVYTQVEFKR; encoded by the exons ATGGCTACCGGGGTGATGCTGTGTGCTGCGCGGGCTCTGCGGCCTCGGAGCTG GATCCCTGGAACCTGCCAGGCACAGGTCAGACACACCCACCAGAGAGCTTCCTTACTGTCCTTCTGGGAGCTCATCCCCATGAG AGCAGAACCTCTACGAAAGAAGAAGAAGGTCGACCCCAGAAAGGATCAAGCAGCAAAGGATCGCTTGAAAAAGAGGATCCGAAAACTGGAAAAAGCCACCCAAGAACTGATTCCTATTGAAGATTTTATTACCCCTGTGAGGTTCTTGGATAAATCAAG ACAGCGACCTCAAGAGGAGCATTCGTCTGAGGAGAGTGAACGGAGAGCTCTTCTGCTGAAGAGGTGGGCACTGTATAAGCAGCAGGAGCATGAGACGGAGAGGAACGCCATCAGAGCCATGCTGGAAGCCCAGCAGGAAGCCCTGGAAGAGCTGAAACTTGAATCTACAGAGCTCTATGCCGAGGCCATAAAGCGGGATACCAGCCTATTCCCCTTCGAGAAAGAAGGGCCACATTACACACCACCTATCTCTAACTACCAGGCCCCTGAAGGCAGGTACAATGATATCACCAAGGTGTACACACAAGTAGAATTCAAAAGATAG